Proteins from one Acanthopagrus latus isolate v.2019 chromosome 18, fAcaLat1.1, whole genome shotgun sequence genomic window:
- the LOC119007635 gene encoding hyaluronan mediated motility receptor-like isoform X1: protein MVAFWILYPEFGFSDRTVKEMLEKIAELEYSQSQLRDLNAEMRHWLDAADDEVAMLRLENASFRKQVKALEKIISEAQQVEAETCGSLLGDDLDLQRCSEQKIQELEKDSTLIKEENKRLTAELKSLQQERCRDKISLNEFKVSLQALECGIEEAQLRLQERDEIIHEEELQSQHWEETVEEYSNIIKDLRLTNQELRNQLEERQDEASLAFLNDVMAEKEGLLSLPLSFAEEMKLLASSATVSDSDHRHEETETEELLTPPSLTKELQTERCAGVLVTAVHSAGMFVLFVVTLVMLAFLSGSLAGHSDFFSINTLWSGASLILQPYCRVHYGALPPV, encoded by the exons gacagTGAAGGAGATGCTTGAGAAAATAGCTGAGCTGGAGTACAGTCAAAGCCAGCTGAGGGACCTGAATGCTGAGATGAGGCACTGGCTGGATGCTGCAGATGATGAGGTGGCGATGCTGCGCTTAGAAAACGCGTCCTtcaggaaacaagtgaaagc CCTGGAGAAGATAATCAGTGAAGCTCAGCAGGTGGAAGCTGAAACTTGCGGGTCCCTCCTGGGTGATGACCTCGATTTACAGAGATGCAGTGAACAGAAGATTCAGGAATTG gaAAAGGACTCCACCCTGAttaaggaagaaaataaaaggctaACAGCAGAG CTCAAGAGCCTCCAGCAGGAGAGATGCCGGGACAAGATCAGCTTAAACGAGTTCAAAGTCTCACTTCAAGCCCTCGAG tgtgGAATTGAAGAGGCCCAGTTGAGGCTGCAGGAAAGGGATGAGATTATTCACGAG GAAGAGTTGCAGTCACAGCACTGGGAGGAAACAGTAGAAGAGTACTCCAACATCATAAAG GATCTCaggctgaccaatcaggagcTGAGGAATCAGttggaggagagacaggatGAGGCCTCATT AGCTTTTCTGAATGACGTGATGGCAGAAAAGGAAGGATTGCTCAGTCTGCCTCTGTCCTTCGCAGAGGAAATGAAGCTGCTGGCATCTTCAGCCACAGTGTCAGACTCAGATCACAGACAT GAGGAAACTGAGACTGAGGAGCTGCTGACACCTCCAAGTCTCACAAAGGAGCTTCAGACAGAAAG GTGTGCAGGTGTTCTAGTCACAGCGGTCCACAGTGCGGgaatgtttgtgctgtttgtcgTCACTCTCGTCATGTTGGCCTTTTTGTCAGGAAGCTTGGCGGGACACTCAgactttttttccatcaacaccTTGTGGAGCGGTGCAAGCCTGATTTTGCAGCCTTACTGCAGAGTGCATTATGGGGCCTTACCTCCTGTTTGA
- the LOC119007635 gene encoding hyaluronan mediated motility receptor-like isoform X2 — MDVTVEHMTVKEMLEKIAELEYSQSQLRDLNAEMRHWLDAADDEVAMLRLENASFRKQVKALEKIISEAQQVEAETCGSLLGDDLDLQRCSEQKIQELEKDSTLIKEENKRLTAELKSLQQERCRDKISLNEFKVSLQALECGIEEAQLRLQERDEIIHEEELQSQHWEETVEEYSNIIKDLRLTNQELRNQLEERQDEASLAFLNDVMAEKEGLLSLPLSFAEEMKLLASSATVSDSDHRHEETETEELLTPPSLTKELQTERCAGVLVTAVHSAGMFVLFVVTLVMLAFLSGSLAGHSDFFSINTLWSGASLILQPYCRVHYGALPPV, encoded by the exons gacagTGAAGGAGATGCTTGAGAAAATAGCTGAGCTGGAGTACAGTCAAAGCCAGCTGAGGGACCTGAATGCTGAGATGAGGCACTGGCTGGATGCTGCAGATGATGAGGTGGCGATGCTGCGCTTAGAAAACGCGTCCTtcaggaaacaagtgaaagc CCTGGAGAAGATAATCAGTGAAGCTCAGCAGGTGGAAGCTGAAACTTGCGGGTCCCTCCTGGGTGATGACCTCGATTTACAGAGATGCAGTGAACAGAAGATTCAGGAATTG gaAAAGGACTCCACCCTGAttaaggaagaaaataaaaggctaACAGCAGAG CTCAAGAGCCTCCAGCAGGAGAGATGCCGGGACAAGATCAGCTTAAACGAGTTCAAAGTCTCACTTCAAGCCCTCGAG tgtgGAATTGAAGAGGCCCAGTTGAGGCTGCAGGAAAGGGATGAGATTATTCACGAG GAAGAGTTGCAGTCACAGCACTGGGAGGAAACAGTAGAAGAGTACTCCAACATCATAAAG GATCTCaggctgaccaatcaggagcTGAGGAATCAGttggaggagagacaggatGAGGCCTCATT AGCTTTTCTGAATGACGTGATGGCAGAAAAGGAAGGATTGCTCAGTCTGCCTCTGTCCTTCGCAGAGGAAATGAAGCTGCTGGCATCTTCAGCCACAGTGTCAGACTCAGATCACAGACAT GAGGAAACTGAGACTGAGGAGCTGCTGACACCTCCAAGTCTCACAAAGGAGCTTCAGACAGAAAG GTGTGCAGGTGTTCTAGTCACAGCGGTCCACAGTGCGGgaatgtttgtgctgtttgtcgTCACTCTCGTCATGTTGGCCTTTTTGTCAGGAAGCTTGGCGGGACACTCAgactttttttccatcaacaccTTGTGGAGCGGTGCAAGCCTGATTTTGCAGCCTTACTGCAGAGTGCATTATGGGGCCTTACCTCCTGTTTGA